A single genomic interval of Legionella israelensis harbors:
- the tolA gene encoding cell envelope integrity protein TolA: protein MMNDVQGYRKAFYLAISLHVLLAVFLWIEPHHKTPTMDLQAKAEANRYEQLKPQEIVKAVSINQQEVTETIQRLREEKTKQRQAEIARQNKLSREAEQAKQARLKEQKRIEKLKEEADKIAIAKKKQLEEEKRRLKELAEQKAKEEKRLIELKQQQERLRKKEEEARKLAELKKKQAEEMARVKKLKAEQEQAAREQAAREAEKQARMAGEVNKYKALIVNAISRQWILPENVDDSLSSKFRIRLAPDGMVLEVTLVRSSGDPVLDRSAQTAIYKASPLPVPSDIETFNLFRDISLTVRPEQVRG from the coding sequence ATCATGAATGATGTACAAGGTTATCGTAAGGCTTTTTATTTAGCTATCAGTTTGCATGTTCTCCTCGCCGTTTTTTTATGGATAGAACCTCATCATAAAACTCCCACGATGGATTTACAGGCAAAAGCTGAGGCAAATCGTTACGAACAGTTAAAGCCACAGGAAATCGTGAAAGCGGTGAGTATCAATCAGCAGGAAGTTACAGAAACCATACAACGTCTGAGAGAAGAAAAAACAAAGCAACGGCAGGCGGAAATTGCACGTCAGAATAAGCTTTCCCGTGAAGCTGAGCAGGCAAAACAGGCTCGTTTAAAAGAGCAAAAACGTATAGAAAAGCTAAAAGAAGAGGCCGATAAAATAGCTATCGCCAAAAAAAAGCAATTAGAAGAGGAAAAGCGGCGTTTGAAAGAGTTGGCTGAACAGAAAGCTAAAGAAGAAAAGCGTCTGATTGAATTAAAACAGCAACAGGAAAGATTAAGAAAGAAGGAGGAGGAAGCGAGAAAACTGGCTGAACTAAAGAAAAAGCAAGCTGAAGAAATGGCGCGGGTCAAGAAATTAAAGGCAGAACAAGAACAAGCAGCCAGAGAGCAGGCAGCACGTGAAGCTGAAAAACAGGCTCGTATGGCTGGTGAGGTGAATAAATATAAGGCCTTAATCGTAAATGCCATCAGCAGACAATGGATTTTGCCAGAGAATGTTGACGACAGTTTATCCAGCAAGTTTCGTATTCGGCTGGCGCCGGATGGCATGGTGCTTGAAGTCACTTTGGTGCGCAGCAGCGGAGATCCTGTCCTCGATCGTTCAGCCCAGACAGCAATATACAAAGCATCGCCTTTGCCAGTTCCCAGTGATATAGAAACATTCAATTTGTTTCGCGACATTAGTTTGACGGTGCGTCCAGAACAAGTTAGGGGGTAA